GAAAACCGAGTGAGGAAAGCAATGCGTTTTTGGACACGTCGCAGGTAAACATTGATGAgcacacaaaattataatattaactatttttattgcaaaGAAATTATCATATAATTGATAGAAGGGAGGTGAAAGATCCAGTGAACTTTGCTTAACGATGCAAGCTAGACCAGCGGAGGGTCTCCCTCTGGTTTACTGGGTGTTGGTAGTGAGCACATATGTGCGCTGCTCCTTCGCGCTGAATCGACACTGACAGGAGGGAGAAGCTGctcttgaagaaataaaaagtcgTAGTCTGACATTTTCTGGTTAATTGTGTGGTCCTTATCTTTAGCCCCATTAATATCAAAGGAGTATGCGCTTAAGTATCTCAATTGAATCATTTAGGGATTTTATTCTTCTTAGACAGGACTTCACAAAGGGTATGGCATTTAAGACTAAATGACACATGGAGACCACCGCAGTTGGCACCTTTCTGATTCGCTACTTGACAGGGGGAAGAGCTGGAAGATTATTGCTGCGCAGAACAACAAGAACAGCGCACAGACCTTTCAAAGTTTGATAATGTGTGATTTGAAGACTGACAGTCGTAGCAAAAACATGGTAGTCCCACAAACATATGAAATCAAAACACTTTCTTTCCTACTTTTATACCAAGAACAAATTTTATGCCGAGCAACAAAGCATTTGAGAGTGCGATTCCATCTGTAAAAGTTACTTTAACTGCCAACAATTTTCTTATGCGTTTCACATCGATCACACTGTCAAAGCTCTTAAATATATCAAGATCAAAGTTCCCCTGTATACTTTTCAGTATTCCGTGGTATTTCATTTAACTTGACTTGGCGTTTCTTCAGTCCGCCGGGGATTACGTCACAAGAATCTTTCACACAAATTTATTCAATACAAAATAACAGCTTATTGCTGGAGGGCTTGATACTTTGCACAGCTTGGTGCCCACAAACTTGGTCAGTTGCTTGCTTGGGTTTAGCAGAATCATTCAAATCAgacgaaaaattcaaaatcacaTCTTTCATAGGATTTTGTGAAAGATGAGGGCTATGATTCGGTAGAGACAGAAGGTTTGGATCAGAGGGTGTCACCTTATcgcatataataataataatatttattatccacaaacacacaaaagtataaacagtggatggagtacagagaaaaaagtaataaacaaagtaaaaacaaaagtacacgTAAATCATCAATGGCAAGCACAATGAAgctaatataacaaagaaaaacagtataataaaatagactaacagATCAGTAGAACAGACAAAGTAAAGCTGTATTGAcaactagaaatatttacaaacacaGTATAGAACGCCACTCATCTTTCGCTAATATATTCTTCATTTATTAATAGCCACAAAGATAACCctatggggaaaagaaaaagcaaacaaaattaacaaaacgaccaaaaaagaaactaattacTTGTCCcacataatacataaataacaagagaaaatataactaaaatagAGAGATAACatataagaagaagaaaattatggCAGCATCGCCCCATACAGGAAATTATTCTTGGACAGAGATCGGACATAACGAGAAAGCCGATTTTGGATGGCCAGGTATGGATCAAGAATGCCATATCTTTCATTAATCCAAGAGTTTCTAGTCCAGGGTGGTGGGCCTAGCAAGAACTTACAAAAACGGTAAAAGCACGACTGGATGGTACGTTTATTCCGATCGGTTAATAGAGCCCAAAACGGGGAAAGACCAATAACATGTGGCTGCACCAGCGCATTGAAAAGTCTTGCTCTGATACGTCTATTATAATTTGTCTTGATATATATGAGTAGGCCATAAGATCTGCGGATCTTGCTGGTCAAATGTTCAATTAGCAGTGATCTCCTAGATTTCACATCACAACCGATTGGGAGCCCGAGGTAAACTAAACTAGGCTCTGGTTTCACGACACTATTTCCAAGTCGGATATAAGGAACGTCATCTGAGCTTTGACggttgaaaacaaaaatttcgttCTTACTTTCGTTAAAAGACAGGTTTATTTCGGAATAAGCGTTTCTTAGAATATCAAAGTTCTTTTCTATCATCCCAAAAGAATGGCTTAAATTCAGTATATCATAGGCATAATTTAACAGTGATATATCTCTACCTTTAAACACAAAACTCATCTCAACATCTTTTCgtgattctaaaaaattattgttgTAAAGGGAAGGGGAAGAAACTGCACCTTGCCGTATGCCTTTTTCTACAGGAACTACTACAGTCGAAATTTGTGGACCATCAATCGTCAGGACTTTAGTTCTAACCTGCagtttattatataaatttcgGAGTGGTAGGACGATTGATCTGTCAAGGCCACGTTTGAACGCACACGACAGTGTCTGAGCATGGACGCCAGAATCGAACGCTCGGCGTACATCATGACTAGCTGCTATAATCCTTTTTCCTGTCTGGTCACACTCTAACGGTCTTAGCACagtaaaaaacagcaaaagacttttccgtaaagagtggggcgttgaagaggaaaagcccctttcatatacggagtaatttgtgttcattttaagttttaacgtcgcttcttacttttagttaaaagaaacttgtttttcttatttaatttctgaacgtttttgaattaatacatgttttgactttggctctccgcacataaataattaaaacgaaatttgtatatggattagtttttgggttaaatggctttctcatagttttaatcagaagattttgagaaacaaggagcgggagaggaggcctggttgccctaaaatttttaattacttaaaaaggcaacaaaaacttttaatttttttacgaacgttttcattggtaaaaaatatacgtaacttacacaaacttctatattcaaatatttttattacttatatgagggggctcacccccttgACAATGCTTCGTtgtttacactaaatctttaattttgtcccaattctttaagactgATCCCacaatcacaaaggctgtagaaaaatagttgaaattactaaatatactatagcataaagagcaaagtattaggAAGAGGTAAACCGCTCATAttcgcaataatttctgttcgtttcaagttcaaatactactccttactttcagtagacaaactttttatatttattttttcattgttttttattaggtaatgctagaaaatcccggaCCCCCTTCATTGGAATTCTCTTTctctatgacaaattccttcctggaaagatcctcccacataaccccgtctcaaattctcccccccccaaaccaataaaatccccctgaaaacgtctgtacaatttccaataaccattactacatgtacacactggtcaaagcttgtaacttgcagccactcccaCGGGACTGCAGAGGAATAAATCgtccctaaggacatagttattatgtttttcaactatggtgaataaaatggctatctcagaattttgattggctgactttggggaaaaaatgagcgtggaagggggcctaggtaccctccattttttggtcactttaaaaaggcactaCAACTTTGGATtcccattagaatgagccctctttcaacattctaggatcactgggtcgatacggtcacccctgggaaaaagaaaagaaaaaaagaccaacaaacaaacactcacccgtgatcggtcttctggcaaaaaatactgatattcacatttttgtagataggagcttgaaacttcgtcagtagggttttctaataCGCCGAATAATATGGTGTGCTTTTCGTTatgattctatgatttttaagggggtttcccccttattttctaaaataaggcaaattttttcaggctcttaacttttgatgggtaatactaaacttgatgagacttatatatttaaaatcagcataaaaatgcaattctctTGATATatctaactattggtatcaaaattccatttttcttagtttcggttattattgagccaggtcgctccttactacagttcgttaccacgaactgttgtaTTTTATCTGTTCTTATATGCACATAGGTGtgtatatgaatatatatatatatatatatatatatatatatatatatatatatatatatatatatgtatatatatatatatatatatatatatatatatatatatatatatatatatatatatatatatatatatatatatatatgtatgtatatatatgtatgtatatatagttattattgtttcattgaagtctattttatctactgatcttcttaattaatttagtctattcaatctgttattctatttagttttgttttctttcaatgtattagtctattttagttttgttttcgatagcttttattttatttagattttctttttttctcctttttgctcttctctctgtaagtgattatttgattgtttttttctatgagtaagtgactcgtttattttcccccttctttagaggccaaagagcctttgggggaatggtaaaatgtaaaattgtatgtgtgttttgtGATGCATAAATCTTATCTATCTTATCTTATTGAGTCATGCGTAAATTTGGAACAGGTTATCGGATTCAAGTGAAAGCTAATAATTGAACAGAGGGTATTCTCTGGTGATACTTTGCATGTCCGGACTGCATCTGACAACTTTTTGGAGGAGGGGATACGTGACAGGCTTAGactggagagatcgagatgtaACTTTGTGTGAATAAAAACAGATGCTCTGGATAAATCATGTACAGAACCGGGTTGGCTGTGGGCACTATGTGTGGAGTTTGAGGTAGACTCTAATGCCATGCTGTTCATCGGCACACTGACGCCGAAAAAGTTTCGACGCACCACCGCTGTTTTTCATTTGGTGCGCCATAGCCATCGCCTTTTAAATGGCAGTGCGCCGCTACTGTTTTTTGGCAGAAATACTTTTCATTGTTACCACCTTTGTGTCCTTTCATAaccaaaaagtattaaaaaaatgtcatataccattgaagtttctttttagCGTGTCCACGCACACTGTCCTGACCATGATGagtttttatgttaattacgcTTGTCTGGTTTTGGACTGCTCAAGTACCATAACATGGCATCACAacgtctgtctttctgtccaaCTCTTGATACTTCGGGCACCTTCAGCTAGATGCTAGACAATGATACTTggcatgcaaaaaaaaaggaccCGGAAAAATGCTGTTATTTCCATTCCAAAATCCCATTagcagttgggggaggggatttttttgtgttttaactGTACTTTAAGGTAGTTATCAAGATTGTGAatgataattttgtttataaggAAACGATCCATAAAAGTCGCCCCCAAACTTATTGCCATATTTTGTTGTTTCTCGGGGACTCCTTGACGAGTCAAGGGAAGCCACCAGAAGAGAGGGAGTCACTTCCTAGCAACCAGGGGTGTTGCAATGGGTGTAACTCCCCACCTTTTTGAGATTCGGTTAAGTTTTGGGCTGGAGatctaaaatttattaaaattgttcGGGAGTTTTTCGATAGCAAAACTTTTCGGTAAATTTACAGGGAGTCGGTAGTTATACAAAATCCAAAATAGGCTATATGAACAAATCTATTTTTTGACCTAAATCCACAACCAATTTATACCTTCTCTCTTTAAAAGACTCCAACCTTAGAACTTGGAGGCTCGTCTCGTAGTCAACATAACtactttctaatattattttgcAGGCCCTTTTCTgcaatctttttattttgtcgCTTTAGTCAATGATCAGTGCACTATGCCACACTATATAAGCATATTCTCTGAGCGGTCTAATGTAAGATTTGTAGCGTACAACCATAATCTGAGTTGTCATGCCAAAACGGCAAAGGTAGGCAAAAGATTTAAAGAGGTGGGTAGTTTTAGAGACAATCGAAGATACGTTGTTATTCCATTTGAGGTCAAAAGTTCAAATGGACACCAAGAATCTTCAGCGATTTTACAGCTTTCAGTCCATTGCATGTCGGGTCTGGAACTGGCTATTTAAAGAGGTTAACCCTGAACAAGACAGTTATCTCCTGGTTGAGTTTGATCTTTACTTGGTTTGCTTCTTCTTCGATCTTTTGCATTACTGTAGGAACTGGATCTGACTGTATGCTCTATGAGAGTAGTCTGAGGAGGAGAGTGGACAGGTGATCTGCGAATTTGTAGCATTTAGTGATTTTGCGCAGAAGCTTGTTGATTACTATGACGAAAGCTAAAGGACCTAGCTTCAACCCTTTTGCTGCACCTCGTGTCAGCTCCCTAAGATCAGATACTTCGCCATTTGAAATTTGGACATTCCGTTTTCGGTTTGTAAAAAGCTGCCAACCATTCACAAAACGATTTTCCTTTACTTAAGAGATGTTACCTCGCTGATAACAACTGTGTTGTCCAGCAAGCAAATGCTTTCACAAAGTCTGCGATGATGCAGTCAATGTAAGCGCCGTCTTTCTCCAGATGATCAAGGATATCTATAATGAGGCGAATAAGGTATTGCACAATATTGTGGTCTGAACGGAAGCCGTATTGCCGAGGATCAAGCTGATCGCCAATATCTTCTAAGAGCCATTTGAAGACAATTCCTTCCCGGACTTGAGAGATGATCGATGCCTTTGAGATGGGCCTTAAATCATTTGCAGATTCTACGGCTGAATTTTTCAGGATAGGGTTGACAACAGCTGTTTTGAATCTTGTTGGGAAGGTGCCCTCACTCAAATGTTGGTTTTCTACGGCAGTAAACCGTACCGTAAGATCATTCCTGTATACCTTGATCAGTTTGATCGGTAGCTCTCCTGGAAATGAGGCGTCCAGTTTGACGCGTCCAGTTTTCAGAAAGTGGTCTGGATGGTTTTTGCTTCAATGACCAGAATTTCAGTGATGCTCGGGAGGCCAGGAAGTGATGTGAGGCCAGAAAATTTTGTATAGTTTGTAGAAAGGTCATCGTTAATATCGTTAGCGGTAAATTCCtctccttttttgtttgttagttCGACGTTTTCGGGCTTTCAGCCAAGAATGTTCTTAGCCGTgctatgaagtttttaggggtCGAAGATAGAAGATACTGTACAGTTAAGCGGCCGTGCTGCTTTCGAGCATACTTTATCTTTCTCAGAAAGCGTTTGTCACAAAAGGTGTTTGTCATGTCTTCAGCGGGCGGTTGTCTGTAAATGAAGGTCCAGTTCTGTAGTTCTATTTTTTCCATAATACCAGAAATCTGTTCATCCTTGATCGGTAGGTAGgttgctgtttttttaattgcctTTCGACGTGGCAAATGTGACAGTCTCCAAATTACTGTTAGCTGTTCACTTAGGCCGATGCTTATTGTTATTTTCGGCTCTTTGTAGACCATGTCAAGTAAGTTACTGCCGCGGGTTGAAGACTTTACCACTTGTTTCAGTGATAGACAGGTCTCTAACCAAGAAGGCTGAATATAATTGAAGGTTCCGCATATCACAATACTATCAGAGGCGAATTTTGACCAAAAATAGTCAACTGGGTACTGTAGGTAATTTACTAGTCTTTCAGAATGGTGCTTTCGGTGGATAGTATACGACTCAAAAGATTAAAGATAACACCTCCTTTGGTAGAAAAAAGGTCTTACTCAGCCCCTTAGCACTTCCAGCTCTAGGGACTTGGGTATTAGTGGATCGAGTACTCGGCTAGGCATATTATTACgacagaaaaaacaaacaccTCCGCCATGGATGACTTCCTATTGGTCTAACGACTTTCGAAGTAAGCAGTAGCGTTAAATCCATCGATGCTGAGTACAATTTCTATTTGCTAGTCACGTTTTGGTGAAGCTGGCCACGTCTATCTGTTTACCTCGCGTTAAAACGTCCAGTTCCTTGATCTTTTTTGTTCTGACTGGACATTCAACAGCATGACAGAGGAAAATTCAGCTTCTATCGTGGGTAGCTTAAGGCTGGCTTCTGATAGTTTCCCCAGTTGGTTGCGCTGTGGCTTGAAGCGGGAAAGGGAGGAGGGCATAGTTGGGCAGGAGGGTTGCCCAGGGGCACCCAATGATTCGTCATACTCCATTTGGAGGGGAACTGGGCTGGGTTGAATGCTGTGGCTTGTTACTGCTgcaagaaaaaaggggtggtaAATTGGTCATGAGCGATGGGAGAGAATAATGTACGAGGCTAGAAATCTGAACCGTTATTTTTGTACTAGGCAGTGTCAAGAGGTCTAGGGCTAATTTGTCGGTTTGCTCTTAGGGAATCTAGGATGTGTAAGAACCTACAACTTTTCTTTTGTGGGCACTGCTTAAATGAACCATGTCTGCAAATTTTGGGATGGcctaatatgcaattttttgggTGCATTTCATATCTAGATAAGGTTTGCAGGGATGAGAGAACTTGCAATCTTTGCCGTCCCTACACTTGcattttaagaaatatctaCAGATTCTGTTGTTCTTTCTTGCTGCATTGGCTGTAGTCTCAACATCGTCTTAAGCCACAGACAGTGTCACATTCTTCTCTGTCTTTTGTTCAGGTGCTACAAGGGATACTAGCTGATTAATTTGCTTTTGTTGTAGTTGAATAACCGAATCTTTGTCACGGATACTGCTAAGAGGGGCTGTATCTctgcttctttttcttccagcTCCATTGCATGGGTAAGATTTTTCTTAGAGGTCGGTGACTATTTTGGTGAGTGCCACTCTTCCAGGTTAACAGCTCTAACGGCTGACGTTGTTTGCTCGACAGCAGACAACCCTAGACCATCCTCCTTTGACCGCATTCCTATCATAAGCAAATTCACCTGTAGTTCCAACTCTGCTGTAATGCCAGAAGCATCGAGCTGATGCTTTTTCAgcatagcctttaatcacacaaCATTCAGTTTGCCAACTCTCAGTGGCGATAAAGCATCCAAATCAACTTTTGACGTCTTTGGCGTAAAAGCTCTGACGCCTCTCTGGCAACACTGGTTTTAAACTCCGAAATTGTTCCTCAACATGGCTAGactagtatttattttcttcaataagaTTAATCAAATTACGGAAAAATAACTGAAGAACACGTATGAATCTAATTCACCAAAGGGTAAGCTTTGATGTGTGACCCTCCCTTAATCACGGACTGGCAGTTgccaatatatattttatacatatatCGGATAGTTTTGATTATATTCACACTGCTTGATTCTAACCTATACTATATAGGTTACTGATCATGAAAATATCAATAAGAAAATCCACGAAAATCCACAGTTCCCAAGGAAATTTTCACTCAAGTAGCAAGATAATCCGCTTACTCAAATTATAATCCTTTGGTCACTGAATGAATGTATCAAAATATTAGCTGTCAGTCAGGTAGAGACTATAATCCTTTAGTAATGGTTATATCCAAAACATGGTCCTTACACCATGAAATGTGAATCAAGATGAAGCATCTTTTGATACAAAAACATTTCGGTGTAATTCCAAACAAGTTCTTGGTCTAAACTTATTTGGTATAATAACTGGAAGCTTGTAATTTATTTGGTATAATTTCCAGGAGCTCGGAAGAGGTTGAGTGAATCACTGGTCGCAGACAAAAGGACTTACCTATGATTTCATCGATAATTCTCACTTTCATTTTGGATTCCAAAAAGAAGATCAAATCATAAGTTTTGAGAAATTCCACTTGCGAAGTATTTCTTAATATTCTCTGTTTTATTAATATTCTCTATCTATATTCTCTATTCTATTGTGTTGTCCAGTAACAAACAACACTCCTCAGGCTCATGAGAAACGTCGGACACAGACTATTCAGACTCCAATGAAGCTCAggatataaaaagaaagaaaattgaaaagaaaattgaaagttgcAATCTGTTTGTGGTGTAACGCTGAGGTTTCCTGCAAAAAGGGTGAAGCAGATCTTGATGCCCATGCTTGTACTTCTGTGCGTGTTAAAACATAGTGACCCCAAAAGATATGTCTTCTGCTATTTCAGTGTACAGGGTTCATGAGGACTTTCCGTCTGTGCTTGTGACTGAAGCTAAAATTTCTTCATTCCAGGTCAGCAACAACCTGCCATTTTTCTCTTTCGGACCAGTTGATTCCCCTGCTGAAAACGATGCCACCAAAGCGGTCCTTGATAAAATGCGTCTCGGGAAGCAGAAAGTTGTGAATGTTGTTCGTCAGGGACTCGATCCTTACTACAAGCAAAAAGTTGTCGAAGAAATGAAGGTGAGACCTTTTTCTTTGGTCATCGACGAATAGACGGATGCGGGAACCATGAAACAGCTCGATGTATATATTTCCTTTTGTAACAACAAATTGGGAACGGATATTGATGTCATTGATTTTGTGGAGTGCTGAAACGGATCAGCAGTTTCCATTTTCACAAGACTGGAGGAAACTTTGGAGTTTTTAAGAGTAAGTGAAGTGCCTTTACAGAATTGGGTTGGGTTCTGTAGTGATACCATGAACACCATGATGGGTGGTAACAACTCAGTGGCGACTGTGATTTAATGAATATACCCTTGGGTATTAATAGCAAAGTCCAGTTGTCATTCTTGTCATTCCATTCATCTGTGCACCTCATACGCCTGCAAGAAACTGACGAAGGCTCTAGAAGACCTGTGTCGTCATATGTACAATTATTTCAATATGAGTGCCAAGTATACAGCTGCCCTGAAAGAATTTCAATTGTTTTCAGAGACTGGGATCCACAAGATATTGGCATCAGCTCCAACAAGATACCTTGCGGTACACAACTGTGTTAGATATTCTAGAGCAGTCGAATACCCAAATCCTGTGTTTTACCAGTGCCAATTTTGAAGATCTGACACACGGCTGTGAGTTAGTTCTGAGTGCCCTGAAAAATCCATTAATTGGGATCATCATGACTACGTAATGGGAGTTTTGAACGACTTCAATACCCTTTTCTACCGATTGAAAATCGAAGTCATTCAATTATTGAAAACTCTGTTGAAAAACTGTATGAATACTCCCGAAGTAAGGAGCTGTACCGATATCATGAAAATTGATGTTGAAGACGAAGCCAGTTATTTAGATCTGCGAAAGGTCTACCTTTGCTTAGATGCCAAGGCAGCAATGGCTGACCTTTTTGCGTCTAGGACAAAATGCCA
Above is a genomic segment from Artemia franciscana chromosome 15, ASM3288406v1, whole genome shotgun sequence containing:
- the LOC136036651 gene encoding uncharacterized protein LOC136036651, which translates into the protein MKVRIIDEIIGELPIKLIKVYRNDLTVRFTAVENQHLSEGTFPTRFKTAVVNPILKNSAVESANDLRPISKASIISQVREGIVFKWLLEDIGDQLDPRQYGFRSDHNIVQYLIRLIIDILDHLEKDGAYIDCIIADFVKAFACWTTQLLSARPLECDQTGKRIIAASHDVRRAFDSGVHAQTLSCAFKRGLDRSIVLPLRNLYNKLQVRTKVLTIDGPQISTVVVPVEKGIRQGAVSSPSLYNNNFLESRKDVEMSFVFKGRDISLLNYAYDILNLSHSFGMIEKNFDILRNAYSEINLSFNESKNEIFVFNRQSSDDVPYIRLGNSVVKPEPSLVYLGLPIGCDVKSRRSLLIEHLTSKIRRSYGLLIYIKTNYNRRIRARLFNALVQPHVIGLSPFWALLTDRNKRTIQSCFYRFCKFLLGPPPWTRNSWINERYGILDPYLAIQNRLSRYVRSLSKNNFLYGAMLP